In one window of Zhongshania aliphaticivorans DNA:
- a CDS encoding FimV/HubP family polar landmark protein — MIRNRLAIAVLTVGALHSGLVSALGLGELTLDSSLNQPFRAEIPLRDLGELGVEQIRVKLADAGAFENAGVDRSQFLSTLQFEVELLGGGSGRIIVTTADSVVEPYLDFIVEARWPNGKMIREYTVLLDLPDYANTTSSPQVTLSQSTSRRSIPAVNQAKPSVTSPSPSSFREPGGAIGAVDRVAPSPRDIEHQQSLPTSNKPSEYRIQHHDTMWRIASKLKPSSYVTTQQTMLALVNKNPKAFVNGNVNQIKSGYILRLPSDAEVRAIDHSAAVEEIRLQAKEWRGEKVARPTKSQTGGTAANTTSGAMAPQLDATATKTDTAPSNPDQAVKFSLGSAGSTDSDNEPGSLRDQVSAEQENLEKAKLENSAMQQRVVEMEKQIQTLQSLISLKNSQLAALQNGQSVSDSQLLSADEIAASDAEALASTSLVENPSSDPAPAAIDKEQLKEGAADLIKTATPEKKAVAQNTVADKTPLEALQSWIASNFLLLVGLVLALLALLVLFVRRRSENADADLAGFDEDLMSGDSLESPVMFASGGDSDLSEEEHLSGSIPEEGDAEAVFSAEDFDFDSLTDETTPDETSIQDDVVLGVDPVFDGLDDGVADEEPVVDDVLPQTGDVVAEAEIYVAYGRYDQAASLLKTAITQSPDDTELRLKLIDIYLDTRDQANFESAYQDLQSLGDESAIARVKESMSAIEGVSHWLGEGASLPAADNTVNLTPFNKDEVDVDTDVIELDFDEEDDVEALTLDDIDFELDDEPASEVEAEKNVINDSEETIALTDEDSDDASLASDTLAALDVDLADLDFDFEGDFGSTDEDLTSQTTDVGSEAGEPAAEQDDTKAGLELNSVANDELDIDFGGLGDSELTPNTEEATVDSFISDETASELPTFEDEDEDIELVELVDEGSELTLSDIDSVDGLDSVSDSDAELDVDLALSSDSDESVSLDNFNGEDALDLPDSSFAETELNDESTDVDTSDINTIDIDASGVDESKLDLDEFVFDEHSADEVDLSVSELGESEAFNTTPDEGLEATTSDLAPSAPLEIEEGEDDVELDLSDFDMDIAEPSTTSTAAPDVAADSDDLDLDLSEFDMASMDDEDAALADDVLDLDIELDDSLEELAEDFEDVPALEAEVPLDAVTSDVVSAPSIDKSALDVEAIDVDGDAISVEDLVFDEFDADEDDADGIELLVDSESVATKLDLARAYIDMGDGEGAREMLEEVLEEGDLQQKDDAQTLLNNI; from the coding sequence GCCCTACCTTGATTTTATTGTTGAGGCTCGTTGGCCCAATGGTAAAATGATTCGTGAATACACCGTATTATTAGATCTCCCTGATTACGCCAATACTACATCTTCACCGCAAGTAACACTTAGTCAGTCGACTTCACGTCGATCAATTCCGGCGGTAAATCAAGCTAAGCCTTCTGTTACATCACCTAGTCCATCTTCTTTTCGTGAACCAGGCGGTGCCATTGGTGCTGTGGATCGGGTTGCGCCAAGCCCACGAGATATTGAGCATCAGCAATCATTGCCAACGTCAAATAAGCCGAGTGAGTACCGGATTCAGCATCATGACACAATGTGGCGGATTGCAAGTAAGTTAAAACCTAGCTCTTATGTAACCACGCAGCAAACGATGCTGGCATTGGTGAACAAAAATCCAAAAGCCTTTGTGAATGGCAATGTAAACCAGATTAAGTCTGGTTATATTTTGCGTCTACCTTCAGATGCCGAGGTTCGGGCCATAGATCACAGTGCTGCGGTGGAGGAAATAAGACTACAGGCAAAGGAGTGGCGAGGCGAGAAAGTCGCCAGGCCAACTAAAAGTCAAACTGGTGGCACTGCAGCGAATACTACTAGTGGTGCGATGGCACCGCAGTTAGATGCCACCGCCACAAAGACAGATACCGCGCCCAGCAATCCAGATCAAGCAGTGAAATTTTCTCTTGGCAGTGCGGGTAGTACTGATTCCGACAATGAACCCGGCTCCTTGCGTGACCAAGTCAGTGCTGAGCAAGAAAATTTAGAAAAGGCAAAATTGGAAAACAGCGCGATGCAGCAGCGCGTTGTAGAAATGGAAAAGCAAATTCAAACATTGCAAAGTTTGATTTCGCTGAAAAACAGTCAATTGGCTGCGCTTCAAAATGGACAGTCAGTATCTGATTCCCAGCTTCTTAGCGCTGATGAGATTGCTGCCTCAGATGCTGAAGCATTAGCGTCAACGTCGCTTGTTGAAAATCCATCTTCCGACCCTGCGCCAGCTGCTATTGATAAAGAGCAGCTAAAAGAAGGTGCAGCTGATCTGATAAAAACCGCCACGCCAGAGAAAAAAGCGGTTGCTCAAAATACAGTTGCCGACAAAACACCATTGGAAGCATTACAAAGCTGGATCGCTAGCAACTTTTTGCTACTTGTTGGTCTTGTGTTGGCATTATTAGCGTTGCTGGTGTTGTTTGTTCGTCGACGCAGCGAGAATGCTGATGCCGATTTAGCCGGTTTTGATGAAGATTTGATGTCTGGTGATTCGCTTGAATCCCCTGTGATGTTCGCGAGTGGTGGTGACTCGGATCTTTCTGAGGAAGAGCATCTTAGTGGTTCAATACCTGAGGAAGGCGATGCCGAAGCCGTATTTAGCGCGGAAGACTTTGATTTTGATAGCTTGACGGACGAAACAACACCTGATGAGACATCGATTCAGGATGATGTTGTATTGGGTGTTGATCCTGTCTTTGATGGGCTAGATGATGGGGTAGCTGACGAAGAGCCTGTAGTTGACGACGTACTACCCCAGACCGGCGACGTGGTTGCCGAAGCTGAAATATACGTTGCGTATGGCCGGTATGATCAAGCCGCTAGCTTGTTAAAAACGGCAATTACCCAATCTCCTGATGATACAGAGCTCCGTCTTAAACTGATTGATATCTATCTTGATACTAGGGATCAAGCGAATTTTGAGTCGGCCTATCAGGATTTGCAATCATTAGGTGATGAATCAGCAATAGCCCGTGTTAAAGAATCAATGTCGGCTATCGAGGGTGTTAGTCATTGGTTAGGTGAGGGGGCAAGCCTCCCAGCTGCTGATAATACAGTCAACCTTACACCGTTTAACAAAGATGAAGTGGACGTTGACACTGATGTTATTGAGCTGGATTTTGATGAAGAAGATGATGTTGAAGCGCTAACCCTTGATGATATTGACTTTGAGCTTGATGATGAACCCGCTAGTGAAGTAGAAGCAGAGAAAAATGTAATAAATGATTCGGAAGAGACGATTGCTCTTACTGATGAAGATAGTGACGATGCCAGCCTAGCATCTGACACTTTGGCTGCGTTAGATGTTGACCTTGCTGATCTCGACTTTGATTTTGAGGGTGATTTTGGTAGCACGGACGAAGATTTAACCTCTCAAACTACTGATGTTGGAAGTGAGGCTGGCGAGCCTGCTGCTGAACAAGATGACACTAAAGCCGGACTTGAACTTAATAGTGTTGCCAACGATGAGTTAGATATTGATTTTGGTGGCCTTGGCGATTCGGAATTAACACCAAATACTGAAGAAGCAACTGTTGATTCATTTATTTCTGACGAGACGGCCAGTGAACTCCCCACTTTTGAAGATGAGGATGAAGATATTGAGCTTGTCGAATTAGTAGATGAAGGTAGTGAGCTCACGCTTTCTGATATTGATTCTGTTGATGGCCTTGACTCTGTTAGTGATTCAGATGCTGAGCTAGACGTAGACTTGGCACTTAGTTCAGACTCTGATGAGAGCGTAAGCTTAGATAATTTTAATGGCGAAGATGCCTTAGATCTCCCTGATTCGAGCTTTGCTGAAACCGAGCTTAATGATGAATCCACTGATGTCGATACAAGTGACATTAATACAATTGACATTGATGCAAGTGGAGTCGACGAAAGTAAGCTTGATTTAGATGAGTTTGTGTTCGATGAGCACAGTGCTGATGAAGTAGATTTATCTGTATCAGAGCTTGGTGAAAGTGAGGCGTTTAACACGACTCCCGATGAGGGCCTTGAGGCTACTACATCCGACCTTGCTCCATCAGCTCCCCTTGAGATAGAAGAGGGTGAAGATGATGTGGAACTCGATTTGTCTGATTTTGATATGGACATTGCTGAGCCCTCTACAACAAGCACTGCTGCACCTGATGTTGCTGCTGACTCTGACGACCTCGATCTTGATTTGTCTGAATTTGATATGGCTAGCATGGACGACGAAGACGCGGCCTTAGCTGACGATGTGCTAGATTTAGATATTGAATTAGATGACTCTCTTGAAGAACTCGCTGAAGACTTTGAAGACGTGCCAGCGCTAGAGGCGGAAGTCCCCCTTGATGCTGTTACCAGTGATGTGGTGAGTGCGCCGAGTATCGACAAGTCAGCCTTGGATGTTGAAGCTATTGATGTCGACGGTGACGCAATATCGGTGGAAGATTTAGTATTTGATGAGTTTGATGCCGATGAAGACGACGCTGACGGCATTGAATTACTGGTGGATTCTGAATCTGTAGCGACAAAACTTGATCTTGCCCGTGCCTATATCGATATGGGGGATGGTGAAGGTGCTCGTGAAATGCTTGAAGAGGTCCTTGAAGAGGGCGACCTGCAACAAAAAGATGATGCGCAAACCTTGCTAAATAATATTTGA
- the truA gene encoding tRNA pseudouridine(38-40) synthase TruA, with product MINDVINFDRFVDEPLQAGARVALALEYQGSAYRGWQSQDKPRVATVQDELEAAISSIAATAVTVICAGRTDAGVHATHQLVHFDAPVARSLKAWVAGVNAKLPKDIAVQWAKLVPNDFHARFSATARRYRYIILNQARRSAHLATGLTLVDQPLDAELMHREAQVLLGEQDFSAFRAASCQSKTAMRNIHFANVSRHGRYVVLDIGGNAFLHHMVRNIAGVLIAVGSGQMPQGWTESVLASRDRSQGGVTAKPHGLYLVDVTYPEHYQLPASRIGPDFVLP from the coding sequence GTGATCAATGATGTAATCAATTTTGATCGGTTTGTCGATGAGCCCTTGCAGGCGGGCGCTAGGGTTGCGCTTGCTTTAGAGTATCAAGGCAGTGCTTATCGCGGTTGGCAAAGCCAAGATAAACCCCGCGTAGCAACAGTCCAAGATGAACTTGAAGCAGCAATCTCATCAATTGCGGCTACAGCTGTAACGGTTATTTGTGCTGGACGCACCGATGCAGGTGTCCATGCCACCCATCAATTAGTGCATTTTGATGCACCCGTTGCGCGTTCGCTCAAGGCTTGGGTTGCCGGTGTAAATGCAAAGCTCCCCAAAGATATAGCCGTGCAATGGGCAAAACTTGTCCCCAATGACTTTCATGCTCGCTTTTCTGCAACGGCCCGCCGCTATCGTTACATTATATTGAATCAGGCTCGACGTTCAGCGCACTTGGCCACGGGCTTGACCTTGGTCGATCAGCCGCTCGATGCGGAACTTATGCATCGCGAGGCGCAAGTCCTTCTTGGCGAGCAAGATTTTAGTGCGTTTCGTGCTGCTTCCTGCCAATCGAAAACCGCAATGCGAAATATCCACTTTGCAAACGTAAGTCGTCATGGGCGTTATGTGGTACTGGATATTGGCGGTAATGCTTTCTTGCATCATATGGTGAGAAATATTGCCGGCGTTCTTATTGCTGTGGGTAGTGGGCAAATGCCACAGGGCTGGACGGAAAGTGTCCTAGCAAGCCGTGATAGAAGCCAAGGCGGTGTTACTGCAAAACCCCATGGCTTATATTTGGTTGATGTTACTTACCCTGAGCATTATCAATTACCGGCTTCTCGTATTGGCCCTGATTTTGTTCTGCCTTAA
- a CDS encoding phosphoribosylanthranilate isomerase — MLRTRVKICGITRIEDAIAAIDAGADALGFVFYSKSPRAVSVEQAQSIIAALPPFVSKVGLFVNEDAAFIRKLLGLCSLDILQFHGDESPEFCHSFTMPYMKALRMREGMDLHVAAEEYSTARALLLDSYKPGVPGGTGESFDWHRIPNDLDIPIVLAGGLRVDNVAAAISSCHPYALDVSGGVEMAPGIKCPQKVTEFITAISDADRREE; from the coding sequence GTGCTTCGAACTCGCGTAAAAATTTGTGGTATCACTCGAATTGAAGATGCAATTGCAGCTATCGATGCGGGAGCGGATGCGCTCGGCTTCGTTTTCTATTCAAAAAGCCCGCGTGCAGTGAGTGTTGAGCAGGCTCAGTCGATTATTGCAGCACTGCCACCCTTTGTGAGTAAAGTGGGTTTATTTGTCAATGAAGACGCTGCGTTTATTCGTAAGCTTCTTGGTTTGTGTTCCCTCGATATACTGCAGTTTCATGGCGACGAGTCTCCAGAGTTTTGTCACTCCTTTACAATGCCGTATATGAAAGCATTGCGGATGCGTGAGGGTATGGATTTACATGTGGCTGCAGAGGAATACTCTACGGCCAGAGCTTTGTTATTAGATAGTTACAAGCCCGGTGTACCGGGGGGGACGGGAGAGTCTTTTGATTGGCACCGTATTCCCAATGATTTAGATATACCTATTGTCTTGGCAGGTGGTTTACGTGTTGACAATGTAGCAGCGGCTATTTCTAGCTGCCATCCCTATGCGCTAGATGTGAGTGGTGGTGTTGAGATGGCTCCGGGCATTAAATGCCCTCAGAAAGTGACAGAATTTATTACAGCGATCAGTGACGCTGATCGACGGGAGGAGTGA
- the trpB gene encoding tryptophan synthase subunit beta has product MSSKVGKVDYSQFPDASGHFDIYGGRFVSETLIFALDELEAAYQRLRTDSEFQAEFDHDLAHYVGRPSPLYHAKRWSDEVGGAQIYLKREDLNHTGAHKVNNTVGQALLAKYMGKKHVIAETGAGQHGVASATVAARLGMTCQVFMGEEDIHRQALNVYRMKLLGAEVVSVKSGSKTLKDAMNEAMRHWVTHVDDTFYIIGTAAGPHPYPMLVRDFQSVIGREAREQCLSQNGRLPDALVACVGGGSNAIGLFHPFLEDESVAMYGVEAGGYGVETGRHAAPLNDGIPGILHGNRTYLMQDEGGQIIETHSVSAGLDYPGVGPEHSWLKDIGRVNYVAINDDEALTAFRKLTLVEGIMPALESAHAVAYAEKLAKTMSPEQSIVVNLSGRGDKDIHTVATIDGIGIE; this is encoded by the coding sequence GTGAGTAGTAAGGTTGGAAAGGTAGATTATAGCCAGTTCCCAGATGCTTCAGGGCATTTTGATATCTACGGTGGCCGTTTTGTTTCCGAGACGCTAATTTTTGCGCTTGATGAATTGGAAGCCGCCTATCAGCGCTTGAGAACGGACTCAGAATTCCAAGCCGAGTTCGATCACGATTTGGCTCATTACGTGGGGAGACCCTCACCTTTGTATCACGCAAAGCGATGGTCTGATGAAGTTGGTGGTGCACAGATCTACCTAAAACGTGAAGATCTTAATCACACCGGTGCCCACAAAGTAAATAACACGGTTGGCCAAGCCTTACTCGCTAAGTACATGGGCAAAAAGCACGTGATTGCGGAAACCGGTGCTGGTCAGCACGGAGTTGCATCTGCAACAGTTGCCGCGCGGCTGGGTATGACGTGTCAGGTGTTTATGGGTGAAGAGGATATTCATCGTCAAGCATTGAATGTTTACCGCATGAAGTTACTTGGTGCAGAGGTTGTTTCGGTTAAATCGGGCTCGAAAACCCTTAAAGACGCCATGAATGAGGCTATGCGACACTGGGTAACCCACGTAGATGATACGTTTTATATTATTGGTACGGCGGCGGGCCCGCATCCTTACCCAATGTTGGTTCGCGACTTTCAATCTGTTATTGGACGTGAAGCGCGTGAACAATGCTTAAGCCAAAATGGGCGATTACCTGATGCGCTTGTAGCCTGTGTTGGTGGTGGCTCAAATGCGATAGGCCTATTCCATCCCTTTTTAGAAGACGAGTCGGTGGCAATGTATGGCGTTGAAGCGGGTGGCTATGGGGTTGAAACAGGCCGCCATGCTGCACCCTTGAATGATGGTATTCCTGGCATACTACATGGCAATCGTACTTATTTAATGCAGGACGAAGGTGGACAGATTATTGAAACTCACTCTGTCTCCGCAGGTTTAGATTATCCTGGCGTTGGCCCAGAGCACTCATGGTTGAAAGACATTGGTCGTGTCAATTATGTTGCGATTAATGACGATGAGGCGCTGACGGCGTTTCGCAAATTGACCCTTGTTGAGGGCATTATGCCGGCACTGGAATCAGCGCATGCAGTGGCATACGCAGAGAAACTGGCAAAAACCATGAGTCCTGAGCAGAGCATTGTGGTGAACTTGTCAGGCCGTGGTGATAAAGACATTCATACCGTCGCTACTATAGACGGTATTGGCATTGAATAA
- the trpA gene encoding tryptophan synthase subunit alpha, producing MSRLAAVFAKLEKDGRKALVPYIVGGDPELAITVPLMHELVRQGADILEIGVPFSDPMAEGPVIQLAHERALANKVTLSMVLELVAEFREADQSTPIVLMGYANPIERMGYQVFADRAASAGVDGLLTVDMPPEEAERPTEILRAAGIDNIFLLAPTSSDERIKKIVSVASGYLYCVSLNGVTGAGHLDIDAVSEKLAGIKAKTKLPVTVGFGIKDGVSAAALAPLCEGVVVGSALIERLVGGSSSLTNAERITEAADLIGEIRSALDA from the coding sequence TTGAGTCGTTTAGCTGCTGTATTTGCAAAATTAGAGAAAGATGGTCGCAAGGCTCTGGTGCCGTACATTGTTGGTGGCGATCCAGAACTGGCGATAACGGTACCATTAATGCATGAGTTGGTGCGTCAAGGTGCTGATATTCTGGAAATTGGTGTCCCATTTTCAGACCCAATGGCAGAGGGGCCGGTGATTCAGCTGGCGCATGAGAGGGCATTAGCGAATAAAGTGACCTTGTCTATGGTGCTTGAATTGGTTGCTGAGTTTCGCGAGGCTGATCAGTCTACACCGATCGTGCTTATGGGTTATGCCAATCCTATTGAAAGAATGGGTTATCAAGTTTTTGCAGACCGTGCGGCATCGGCAGGTGTTGATGGTCTATTAACAGTCGATATGCCACCGGAAGAGGCTGAGCGGCCCACGGAGATATTGCGAGCTGCGGGCATCGACAATATTTTCTTATTAGCACCAACAAGTAGTGACGAACGAATTAAGAAGATTGTGTCTGTTGCTAGCGGTTATTTGTACTGTGTTTCTCTTAATGGGGTGACCGGAGCGGGTCATTTAGATATTGATGCCGTTTCTGAAAAATTAGCGGGTATTAAAGCTAAGACTAAGTTGCCTGTAACGGTAGGTTTTGGCATAAAAGACGGCGTTTCAGCCGCTGCATTGGCCCCGCTCTGCGAGGGGGTCGTAGTGGGTAGTGCATTAATCGAACGGCTCGTTGGCGGGAGTTCTTCATTGACGAATGCTGAGCGGATAACAGAAGCTGCTGACTTAATCGGTGAAATTAGGTCGGCATTAGACGCCTGA
- the accD gene encoding acetyl-CoA carboxylase, carboxyltransferase subunit beta, translating to MSWVDKILPSGVRRVDSEGRRGAKGVVPEGLWKKCVKCEAVLYRPELESNQDVCPKCDHHMRIGARRRVALFLDEVGREEILSDIEPVDRLKFKDKKKYRDRLTAAQKSTGEKDALIAYKGTVKELPVVVVAFEFNFHGGSMGSAVGEKFTQAANVALKERCPLICFSASGGARMQEALISLMQMAKTSAVLERLKQNSVPYVSVMTDPIYGGVSASLALLGDINVAEPGARAGFAGPNIIEQTIRQKLPPGFQRSEFLLAHGAIDMIVRRADMRDTLSRVLGSLMHYQH from the coding sequence ATGAGCTGGGTAGATAAGATTCTTCCCTCGGGAGTTCGACGGGTAGATTCTGAAGGACGTCGCGGTGCAAAAGGTGTCGTGCCCGAAGGTCTTTGGAAGAAGTGTGTTAAATGTGAAGCGGTGCTTTATCGCCCTGAGCTAGAGAGTAATCAAGACGTTTGTCCTAAATGTGACCACCATATGCGTATTGGTGCCCGTCGTCGTGTGGCGTTGTTTTTGGACGAAGTGGGGCGCGAAGAAATTTTAAGCGATATCGAGCCAGTTGATAGACTGAAGTTTAAGGATAAGAAAAAATACCGCGATCGTTTAACCGCGGCGCAAAAATCCACCGGTGAGAAAGATGCGCTAATTGCTTATAAAGGCACAGTTAAAGAACTACCGGTTGTTGTGGTTGCCTTTGAATTTAATTTTCATGGCGGTTCCATGGGCTCTGCGGTGGGTGAAAAATTTACTCAGGCGGCTAATGTTGCGTTAAAAGAGCGCTGCCCGCTTATATGTTTTTCCGCCTCCGGTGGTGCGCGCATGCAAGAAGCATTAATTTCTTTGATGCAAATGGCGAAAACTAGCGCGGTATTAGAACGCTTAAAGCAAAATAGTGTGCCGTATGTTTCTGTTATGACCGATCCAATTTACGGTGGTGTATCAGCAAGTTTGGCGTTGCTCGGTGATATCAACGTTGCAGAGCCTGGTGCTCGCGCTGGCTTTGCAGGTCCGAATATCATTGAGCAAACCATACGTCAAAAATTACCACCTGGCTTTCAGCGTAGCGAATTTTTATTGGCCCATGGCGCCATTGATATGATCGTTAGGCGAGCCGATATGCGCGATACGCTTTCAAGGGTGTTGGGCAGTTTGATGCACTATCAGCATTAA
- the folC gene encoding bifunctional tetrahydrofolate synthase/dihydrofolate synthase, with product MRFEQLDDWLRWMECQHPRNIELGLERISAVARRIDIDLSMPVVTVAGTNGKGSCTALLAAIYAAEGYQVGAYTSPHLNKYNERIAIDGRYVDDESLCRAFAAIDSARGDISLTYFEFGTLAALLIFMQRSVDIVVLEVGLGGRLDAVNIIDADVAIISSIAVDHEAWLGADRDVIGREKAGIFRAQKMAVIGDAQPPASIRAYGKEVGASLVFRGGDFNITEAESAWQWRGRSASGATMCYENLPYPAVLIDNAATVLQALQYVGLPISEQAIKQGLSTVSLAGRCQHIEFRGIDVLLDVAHNPASVVILREHLTKFPVEGKTECLFAVMADKDLAEMISTLKPCFSHWNIAPLADNDRAATPDDILAALQVQGVGSSSTASTFKESLDEELSRLSKGDRLVVFGSFFTVAAAVTEIDELLCAEQISVGESEL from the coding sequence ATGAGGTTTGAACAGCTCGATGATTGGTTGCGTTGGATGGAATGCCAGCATCCACGCAACATTGAACTCGGGCTTGAACGAATTTCGGCTGTTGCTCGACGCATAGATATAGACCTAAGTATGCCGGTGGTTACCGTTGCCGGTACCAATGGTAAAGGCTCCTGTACGGCTTTATTGGCCGCTATATATGCCGCAGAAGGCTATCAAGTTGGCGCATATACCTCACCCCATTTAAATAAATACAATGAGCGAATTGCGATAGATGGTCGTTATGTAGACGATGAGTCCTTGTGTCGAGCATTTGCTGCTATCGATAGCGCACGTGGTGATATCTCACTAACTTATTTTGAATTTGGCACATTGGCGGCATTGCTGATTTTTATGCAGCGTTCGGTCGATATTGTGGTATTGGAAGTAGGGCTTGGCGGGCGTTTAGACGCGGTAAATATTATAGATGCGGATGTGGCCATTATCAGTTCAATAGCCGTCGATCATGAGGCGTGGCTGGGTGCTGACAGAGACGTGATTGGTCGTGAAAAGGCCGGTATTTTTAGAGCGCAGAAAATGGCGGTTATTGGCGATGCGCAGCCACCAGCATCTATACGTGCTTACGGAAAAGAAGTTGGTGCGTCATTGGTATTCAGAGGGGGTGATTTTAACATCACTGAGGCTGAGTCTGCTTGGCAGTGGCGCGGACGCTCTGCCAGTGGCGCTACAATGTGCTATGAAAATTTACCGTATCCCGCTGTACTCATAGATAATGCCGCAACGGTGTTGCAAGCACTGCAATATGTTGGTCTGCCAATTTCTGAACAAGCAATAAAGCAAGGTTTGAGTACCGTTAGTCTTGCTGGCCGGTGTCAACATATTGAGTTCAGAGGAATAGATGTACTATTGGATGTGGCACACAATCCAGCGTCAGTCGTAATTCTTAGGGAACACCTTACAAAGTTTCCTGTTGAGGGTAAGACAGAGTGCCTATTTGCGGTCATGGCCGATAAGGACTTGGCGGAAATGATAAGTACATTAAAGCCTTGTTTTAGTCATTGGAATATCGCGCCATTGGCTGATAATGACCGTGCAGCTACGCCTGATGACATTTTGGCGGCACTACAGGTGCAGGGTGTAGGGTCGAGTTCGACGGCAAGTACGTTTAAAGAAAGTTTAGATGAGGAGTTATCCCGTTTGTCCAAAGGAGATCGCCTCGTTGTGTTTGGTTCTTTTTTCACTGTGGCTGCGGCAGTGACAGAAATAGATGAACTGCTCTGCGCAGAGCAAATCTCAGTGGGGGAGTCTGAATTATGA
- a CDS encoding SPOR domain-containing protein, producing MMRQRLVGALVLLCGGVILWSLLFTGPAAYKVDRETQIPDAPLVDPIINTPPQKPSGVMSADAEIVPAQPNLVVADEDKNLTGSAVKAQAGNIPDALDRPKSKAPVSSPKPKVSQTKKPEPTAKKIDSNGLPPAWVVQVGVFGSQSNADGLKKSLQSAGYKAFIDEISRNGKPLYRVLVGPVISNEKAVSQQAAINRRFNVKSIVNRFEP from the coding sequence ATGATGAGACAACGGTTGGTAGGTGCTTTAGTGCTGTTGTGTGGCGGCGTTATTCTTTGGTCGTTATTGTTTACCGGACCAGCTGCCTATAAGGTGGATAGAGAGACACAGATTCCTGATGCGCCCTTAGTTGATCCGATTATTAATACTCCGCCGCAAAAACCTAGCGGGGTGATGTCTGCTGATGCAGAAATAGTCCCAGCGCAGCCAAATTTAGTTGTTGCAGATGAAGATAAAAACTTAACGGGCTCTGCTGTTAAGGCTCAGGCGGGGAATATCCCCGATGCACTGGATCGCCCAAAAAGTAAGGCACCGGTATCAAGCCCGAAACCAAAAGTCTCTCAGACAAAAAAGCCAGAGCCTACCGCCAAAAAAATAGATTCAAATGGCCTGCCTCCAGCATGGGTGGTTCAGGTTGGCGTGTTTGGTAGTCAGTCGAACGCAGACGGTTTGAAAAAGTCTCTTCAGAGTGCCGGTTACAAAGCCTTTATAGATGAGATCTCACGCAATGGTAAACCACTTTATCGCGTATTGGTTGGACCTGTGATCAGTAATGAAAAAGCGGTGTCTCAGCAGGCTGCGATAAACCGACGTTTTAATGTGAAATCTATTGTGAATCGATTTGAGCCCTAA
- a CDS encoding CvpA family protein, which produces MLSTFNWADWAIIAVISASALISLIRGFVKEALSLLSWAVAFFVAVAFHPQAVTLLESLVDKIYLREILAYILVFIIALVLGSLVTHIIAIMVKRTGLSGTDRLLGMMFGTARGLIVVLAVLILLPSLLMGVEDDQWWKDSQLIPEFLLMKEWSEQSFNDVVNWGSSLLSSQRN; this is translated from the coding sequence GTGCTGAGCACGTTTAACTGGGCTGATTGGGCTATTATTGCTGTTATTTCGGCTTCGGCGCTGATCAGTCTCATTCGGGGCTTTGTAAAAGAGGCGCTGTCATTACTGAGCTGGGCAGTCGCATTTTTTGTTGCGGTTGCCTTTCACCCTCAAGCGGTCACATTACTCGAATCGCTAGTCGACAAAATATACCTACGCGAGATTCTTGCTTATATTCTCGTGTTTATCATAGCGTTAGTGCTGGGCAGTTTAGTCACCCACATAATTGCCATCATGGTAAAACGAACTGGGCTAAGCGGTACTGATCGCTTGCTCGGTATGATGTTCGGAACTGCGCGCGGCTTAATCGTAGTTTTGGCTGTATTAATATTACTGCCCTCCCTGTTGATGGGGGTAGAAGATGATCAGTGGTGGAAGGACTCCCAGTTGATTCCCGAGTTTCTGTTGATGAAGGAATGGTCTGAGCAGAGCTTTAACGATGTGGTTAACTGGGGCTCTTCTTTACTGTCGAGTCAGCGTAACTAA